The Thermincola ferriacetica genome segment GATATTGTGGAAATTGAGGTTACCCCCAGGGATTTCGGCCGTATTGCAGCCCAGACGGCCAAACAGGTGGTTGTACAGAGAATCAGGGAAGCAGAACGGGGCATTATCTACGAAGAGTTTTCTAACCGGGAAGGCGACATTGTTACAGGTATAGTCCAGCGGCAGGATCCCAAAAATGTCTATGTGGACCTTGGGAAGACGGAGGCTATTCTGGCTCCCAGCGAGCAGATAGCCGGTGAAGAATACCGCCATGGCGACCGGATAAAAACCTACATAGTAGAGGTCAAAAAGACAACCAAGGGTCCCCAGATATTGGTATCCCGAACTCACCCGGGACTGTTGAAACGGCTATTTGAACTGGAAGTTCCGGAAATCCATGATGGAGTAGTAGAATTAAAATCTGTGGCCAGGGAAGCGGGCGCTCGTTCTAAAATAGCCGTTTACTCCAAGGATGAAAATGTTGACCCCGTAGGAGCATGCGTGGGTCCCAAGGGTATGCGGGTACAGACAATAGTGAACGAATTAAAGGGAGAAAAAATCGATATAGTCAAATGGAGTCCTGACCCTGCCAGGTTTGTTGCAAATGCTCTGAGCCCTGCAAAGGTACTGGATGTGAAGGTAAATGAAGCCGAAAAAATTGCCCGGGTTATTGTTCCTGATTATCAATTATCTCTAGCTATCGGTAAAGAGGGCCAAAATGCCAGGTTAGCTGCGAAATTAACCGGCTGGAAAATAGATATAAAAAGCGAATCACAAATGGCAGAAATGGCTGACAATGATGACTTGTTTGAGGAAAACGACGATATCACACTTGACAATCAGGACTATGCCGGGGAAGAATATTATGAAGATGAATATAACGGGGAATATGCCGAAGGAGAATACGATTACGACCAGGAAGACGGCGAATACCTTGGATATGAGGAAGGATATGACGAAAACGCCGGGTATGAGCAGGGGTATGAAGAATACGATGAAAACTATCCGGATGAATATGACTATACTGAAAGCTATGATGCCGATAACGATAATGAGGCAAACTATGAAGAAAACTACGAGAACCAAGACCAATGGCATGATGGTGAAATTGCGGAAGAACATGATGACGATAACACAGATATCGCTGCCTGTGATGAAGAAATAGTGACAGAAGAGGAGACCAAAGAGGCAAAAAAGACTAAAAAGAAAAAGAAGGGCAAGAAGGATAAAGACCCGGATTTCGAAGCTGAAGAAGATGATTTACCCGTGAAAAAGAAGCCCAGGAAAAAGAAAAAGGCGAAAAAGGACCTGGACT includes the following:
- the nusA gene encoding transcription termination factor NusA, with product MNTEFIEALEELEREKGIAIDVLLEALEAALISAYKRNFGSAQNVRVDIDRETGEIKVFARKTVVEKVEDDRLEISLEEAQKRDPRYELGDIVEIEVTPRDFGRIAAQTAKQVVVQRIREAERGIIYEEFSNREGDIVTGIVQRQDPKNVYVDLGKTEAILAPSEQIAGEEYRHGDRIKTYIVEVKKTTKGPQILVSRTHPGLLKRLFELEVPEIHDGVVELKSVAREAGARSKIAVYSKDENVDPVGACVGPKGMRVQTIVNELKGEKIDIVKWSPDPARFVANALSPAKVLDVKVNEAEKIARVIVPDYQLSLAIGKEGQNARLAAKLTGWKIDIKSESQMAEMADNDDLFEENDDITLDNQDYAGEEYYEDEYNGEYAEGEYDYDQEDGEYLGYEEGYDENAGYEQGYEEYDENYPDEYDYTESYDADNDNEANYEENYENQDQWHDGEIAEEHDDDNTDIAACDEEIVTEEETKEAKKTKKKKKGKKDKDPDFEAEEDDLPVKKKPRKKKKAKKDLDFEEELYDDYDDYDD